In the Polyangiaceae bacterium genome, one interval contains:
- a CDS encoding cytochrome c, producing MMKMKWMVALGSVVLLSVSACSKKSEGGSTAGSAAPATAAGGASPADAKKYFTEKCVVCHGDKGEGNGPGAAALNPKPRNFSDATWQGSVDDAHIKKVILGGGSAVGKSPIMPANPDLKGKDAMLDELVKYVRAMKK from the coding sequence ATGATGAAGATGAAGTGGATGGTCGCTCTCGGCAGTGTCGTGCTCTTGAGTGTGAGCGCGTGCAGCAAGAAGTCGGAAGGCGGTTCGACCGCCGGAAGTGCTGCTCCTGCAACGGCTGCAGGTGGCGCGTCTCCCGCGGATGCCAAGAAGTACTTCACCGAGAAGTGCGTCGTGTGCCACGGCGACAAAGGTGAGGGCAACGGACCCGGCGCCGCGGCGCTCAATCCCAAACCACGCAACTTCTCCGACGCGACCTGGCAAGGCTCCGTCGATGACGCTCATATCAAGAAGGTCATCCTCGGCGGCGGTTCGGCCGTGGGCAAGAGCCCCATCATGCCAGCGAACCCCGACTTGAAGGGCAAGGACGCGATGCTGGACGAACTCGTGAAGTACGTCCGCGCCATGAAGAAGTAG